From Cellulosimicrobium cellulans, the proteins below share one genomic window:
- a CDS encoding DUF3892 domain-containing protein codes for MPFIRSVRVAHPGTTNEHVVEVRYSTTTTGPLRAGTREAVHAAIRRGERFRTFDERTHNQADVVARVSPRGTRYITSVANGRETDNLLHLPRH; via the coding sequence ATGCCGTTCATCCGCTCCGTCCGGGTCGCGCACCCGGGCACCACCAACGAGCACGTCGTCGAGGTCCGCTACTCGACCACCACGACCGGGCCGCTCCGCGCCGGGACCCGCGAGGCCGTGCACGCCGCCATCCGCCGCGGTGAGCGCTTCCGCACGTTCGACGAGCGCACGCACAACCAGGCCGACGTCGTCGCCCGCGTCAGCCCGCGCGGGACCCGCTACATCACGTCCGTCGCGAACGGACGCGAGACCGACAACCTCCTGCACCTCCCCCGCCACTGA
- a CDS encoding DUF779 domain-containing protein: MLLARLRPVHGDLMFHQSGGCCDGSSPMCYPQGDFLLGDADVHLGDLVVVPDDGGPGQSDGARKFTVPVWMSRAQFEYWKHTHLTIDVVLGRGAGFSVEAPEGVRFIIRSRVLTDDEWAALGALAGP; encoded by the coding sequence ATGCTGCTCGCGCGGCTGCGCCCGGTCCACGGCGACCTCATGTTCCACCAGTCCGGCGGGTGCTGCGACGGATCGTCGCCCATGTGTTACCCGCAGGGTGACTTCCTGCTCGGTGACGCCGACGTGCACCTCGGCGACCTGGTCGTCGTCCCGGACGACGGCGGACCGGGCCAGTCCGACGGCGCGCGAAAGTTCACCGTGCCCGTGTGGATGAGCCGCGCGCAGTTCGAGTACTGGAAGCACACGCACCTGACGATCGACGTCGTGCTCGGCCGCGGCGCCGGGTTCAGCGTCGAGGCACCCGAGGGCGTGCGGTTCATCATCCGCTCGCGCGTCCTCACCGACGACGAGTGGGCCGCGCTCGGCGCCCTCGCGGGGCCTTAG